A stretch of Ischnura elegans chromosome 4, ioIscEleg1.1, whole genome shotgun sequence DNA encodes these proteins:
- the LOC124158005 gene encoding piggyBac transposable element-derived protein 2-like, translated as MATSLTTKEIVYILEGDISDIDISDDEDISEENPDWLLNREAVGPDVMNTEVQGFPNIPDVGLAFEVNKCSDDSDDDDMPLAQRYPHLMNQSQRKVNRSLWTYEDLGYVDSSCDSQFSPPPDEISTPFSYFKLFVDNDMISNIVEQTNLYSVQEKCQNVNTNDKEIHQLLGIHMIMSIVTMPSYSMFWSEKSRYGQIADVMSRNRFKTLRGNLHFNNNDNMLSRDDPAYDKLFKIRPFLNALRKNFLKVEPEEHNSVDEFMIPLKAHTALKQYMKSKPHKWGVKVFARAGVSGFVYDFEIYLGKQTNVKESGLGISGDIVIRLAENIPKHKNFKLYCDNWFSSPKLFSQLRKDGILAAGTIRRNRLGQCTLKSDKELKKQGRGSFDYRLEKSENTFVLKWLDNKPVYLISNFVGAHPVENVRRWSVAEKRYIDVPQPNIVRAYNKHMGGVDKQDMLLELYRTNLKGKRYYLRVIFHFIDLSVVNAWLLYRRHCEQLKEKYMPLIEFKLSVAHALLYFGPNISNKRGRPSSSPSVEGKGVAKRTFTPRPVADVRFDGIDHWPLHVNTKNRCKLCIKSYTRVKCEKCNLPLCFSNEKNCFKTFHVK; from the coding sequence ATGGCGACATCATTGACGACTAAGGAAATAGTGTACATTTTAGAAGGTGACATCTCTGATATTGACATCTCAGATGATGAAGACATCTCAGAGGAAAACCCGGATTGGCTTTTGAATAGAGAAGCAGTCGGACCTGACGTTATGAATACCGAGGTACAGGGTTTTCCGAACATCCCTGATGTCGGACTTGCTTTTGAAGTAAATAAGTGTAGTGatgatagtgatgatgatgacatgccTTTGGCACAACGTTATCCGCATCTAATGAACCAATCGCAGAGAAAAGTAAATAGGTCATTATGGACTTATGAAGACCTAGGTTATGTTGATTCCTCATGTGACTCTCAATTTTCACCACCTCCTGATGAAATTAGCaccccattttcatatttcaagctTTTTGTTGATAATGATATGATAAGTAATATTGTAGAGCAAACTAATCTCTATTCAGTGcaggaaaaatgccaaaatgtaAACACTAATGACAAAGAAATACATCAGCTCCTAGGAATTCATATGATTATGAGCATTGTCACAATGCCAAGTTACTCCATGTTCTGGAGTGAAAAGTCGCGATATGGTCAAATTGCAGATGTCATGTCTCGCAATAGATTCAAAACTTTGCGAGGTAatctacattttaataataatgacaatatgtTGTCCCGTGATGATCCTGCTTacgataaactgttcaaaatccggccatttttaaatgctctaaGGAAAAACTTCCTGAAAGTGGAACCGGAAGAGCATaattcagtggatgaatttatgattCCTTTGAAAGCTCATACAGCATTGAAGCAGTATATGAAAAGCAAACCACACAAGTGGGGAGTGAAGGTTTTTGCTCGTGCAGGGGTTAGCGGATTtgtgtatgattttgaaatttatctgggCAAGCAAACTAATGTAAAAGAATCTGGTCTTGGAATCAGTGGTGATATTGTCATTCGGCTAGCAGAAAATATCCCtaagcacaaaaatttcaaattatattgtgATAACTGGTTTTCCTCGCCTAAACTATTCTCGCAACTAAGGAAAGATGGTATTTTAGCTGCAGGAACTATCCGTAGAAATAGGCTAGGGCAATGCACTTTGAAAAGTGACAAGGAGTTGAAAAAACAAGGGAGGGGTAGCTTTGATTATAGACttgagaaaagtgaaaatacGTTTGTTTTGAAATGGCTGGACAATAAACCAGTGTATTTAATTTCCAACTTTGTTGGGGCTCATCCTGTGGAAAATGTTCGACGCTGGTCTGTAGCAGAAAAAAGGTACATAGACGTGCCACAGCCAAATATTGTTCGTGCGTACAATAAGCATATGGGAGGAGTCGATAAACAAGATATGCTTCTGGAACTTTACAGAACAAACCTCAAAGGGAAGCGTTATTACCTCAGGGTGATTTTTCACTTCATCGACCTCAGTGTTGTAAATGCTTGGCTGTTATACCGCAGACATTGTgagcaattgaaagaaaaatatatgccctTGATTGAGTTCAAATTATCTGTAGCTCATGCATTACTCTACTTTGGTCCCAATATCTCTAATAAGAGAGGAAGACCATCTTCATCACCGAGTGTGGAGGGAAAAGGAGTGGCGAAAAGAACTTTTACACCACGGCCGGTGGCCGATGTTCGATTCGATGGGATTGATCATTGGCCTTTGCatgtaaatactaaaaatagatgtaaattgtgcataaaaagttATACGCGAGTGAAGTGCGAGAAATGCAACTTACCATTGTGCTTCTCcaacgaaaaaaactgtttcaaaacttttcatgtaaaatga